The stretch of DNA CACAAGCAAAAACAATAGAGGCCATTCTGTTTTCGTGGCCCTGCATCATTGACTTAGGGTAGATAACTAGATGTGTCTGGGCATTTGCCGGAGCCACTTCAAGCCAGTATGCATTGGGTCCCATTGGATATTCCGCAAACACCTCAAACCCGACCTTGTTTGTCCAAAAATCCTTTGCCTTCTGCTGATCTTCCACATAAACCGCTACTGTTGCAACATTTGTAATCATTAATTATAGCCTCCTTTATTTCTCTCTTGTATATAATAACAAGCTCTTTGTTATTCTTCATGTAAAAAAACGACATCCTTCTGCCTTTTCTTAGACGCATTCATCATTTCCAACATCCATTTTTTATATTCATTTGGGGTGAGTCCAAATGATTCTTTAAACTCCTTTGAAAAATGAGCATAATCATAGTAGCCAAATTCAGTCATTACATCATGAAGATCAATCGCAGGATTGAAATAGATTCTTAAACGAACCTGATTAAATCTAGCAACCTTGCTTAGCTTTTTCGGAGATAGACCAGTTAATTCAACTGTTTTCCGCTCAAATTGTCTTTGTGAATAGTTACTTATACCTACAATCGTTTTAATATCCTGATGAATAGGATCATTATATAGATTCGCTAGTACCTCTATTAAGGCAATGTCTACAATTTCTGTTTGTTTATAGATACCTAGTATGTAATTTTTCAGTAATTCTAGTCCTTCTTCAAGTCCCAGTTCCAACAGTTCTTGATTAAGATTATCAACATCACTTTTAGGGAAAATAGTTGAGAGCGGTAAAAACTGATCCTTCAACCCTTTTACATCAATATTTGTTAGGCATTTTAGTCCCCATGGTTTTAAACGAACTCCGAATAAGCGAACATTTCCTTCTGCATTCAATTGATGGTAATGGGTTAAAGTTCCGATTAAAAATGCTGTTTCCATTGGAACTTTGTTAACTTCATACTTAGACCCAAAATGGAAAATTACTTCATAGTTTCCATCCGGCCAAAGTACTTCCCCATCAACTCCTCCATTATAGGTTCTATTCAAATACCAAAAGCACTGAACAAATGGCTCCAATTCGGGAGGAGGCTTTCTTTCTAAATACCTCATCTCTAAACACCCAATCCTTTCAAAACCCGCTATTCCCAACACCTCAAGACTATTTAATCAAACGTTTGATTAGTTTAGCAACCAATTTAATTAAACGTTTGATTAGTTTTCCCACCGGAGCCCTAATTTACAAGGAACAAAGGAACCCACTAATACCAATGGTTCTAATCCCTTTAATCAAACGTTTGATTAGTTTATCGTCCGATTTAATTAAACGTTTGATTAGTTTTTTTGCCCTAAAAAAAAACTGGATAGCCATAACGACTATCCAGCAAATTCTAAAGTGTCCATACCAGACGGACAGTGTCCACGAGTGGTGCCTGTCACCGATTTTATTATCACTTTTTATGCTTCAACAATATTTGGTTGTTGATATACTTCTTGCTCGAATTCTCCTGTTGCTTTGCTTGTTAGTACTCCGGATGTCATGGCTCCACTTACGTTTAGGGCTGTACGTCCCATGTCAATTAGTGGCTCTACTGAGATTAAAAGACCCACAATCGCAATTGGAAGGTTCATGACGGAAAGTACGATTAGTGCTGCGAATGTTGCTCCGCCGCCCACTCCTGCTACACCGAATGAACTAATAGCAACTACAAGAATTAATGAAATAATAAATCCTGGGCTAAGTGGGTCAATACCAGCTGCTGGTGCAACCATAACCGCTAACATCGCTGGATAAACCCCAGCACATCCGTTTTGACCGATTGTTAGTCCAAATGAACCTGCAAAGTTTGCAATTCCTTCAGAAACACCAAGGTCTTTCGTTTGTGTTTTAATCGTTAAAGGCAGTGTTCCTGCACTTGAACGAGAAGTGAAAGCAAATGTTAAAGTTGGTAAAGCCTTTTTAACAAAATTAACAGGGTTAATTTTTGCGATAGCTAATAATAGTAAATGTACGATAAATACTAGAATAAGTGCTACATAAGAAGCAATAACAAACTTACCTAATTTTACAATTGCGTCATAGTTACTTGTTGCTGCAACCTTTGTGATAATCGCTAAAATACCATATGGTGTTAAACGAAGGATTAACGTAACAACTCTCATCGTTACTGCGTATAGAGAATCAATTATTTTCGCAAAGAGTTCAGCATGTTCTGGATCTTTACGCTTAACGCCAAGGTAAGCAATTCCGATAAAAGCCGCAAAGATAACAACGGCAATCGTTGAAGTTGCACGAGCACCTGTTAAATCCGCAAATGGATTTGCTGGGAAAAACTCAAGAATTTGTTGTGGAATGGTCATAGATTCAACCGTAACAACTCTTTCCTCTAACGCAGCATTTCGTGCTGCTTCTTCTTCGCCCTCAGTCAGTTCGATACCATCAAGACCGAATCCTAATGATGTACCAATTCCGATTGCTGCAGAAATAGCAGTGGTTCCAAGTAAAATCCCAATTACTAGAACGCTGATTTTTCCGATATTCTTCGTTAATTTTAATTTTGTAAAAGCACCTACGATTGAAATGAATACTAGCGGCATAACCACCATTTGTAGTAACTTAACGTAACCTGATCCTACAATATTAAACCACGCGATTGACTCCGTTGTAACCTCAGAATCTGTACCATAAATTAAATGAATAATAAAACCAAAAATAAGACCTAAACCTAAACCAGTGAATACACGTTTTGAGAATGATACATGCTTCTTTGCCATCATACGTAAACCAACCATGAGCAAAAGCAATACTACAACATTCACAATAATAAGAAATGCATTCATCTTGTTCCCCCCTTATATAATATATATTTCTTCTTGCGTAATTTAGTCTATGAAAATATTATTATACATATTCCTATCAGTCAAGTCGGAATAATATGTTTTTTTATTCTAACAATTTGAATAAAATCTCTACTAAGATAAATACTACCTGCTAACAAAGAAATACAGAAGGAGATTTAAAAATGGAGTTTAATTCCTACTTGTATTTGGGATTAGCAATCTTAAGTATTCTTCTGTTAATTTATGTATATTTTAAAACAAGGAATACAAGGAGTTTATTGCTTTTTATCACCATGGTTGGTCTAGGATATCTCATCGAAGCTGTGATTTACAACTTTGGCCATAGCTATCAGTATTATCCTAAACTTATTAAGTACGATTCTTTTTACGATAGTAATATGGGGGCAATTGCCTCAAATGCATTGGCACTTCCCGCCGTCGCTACTTTTATTGCTGCTTTTCGTAAAAATTGGATATGGATATTATCTTTTATTAGCCTATTTGCCGGGATTGAATGGGCATTCTTGAAACTAAATATATATTCGCATAATTGGTGGAAGATTGGTTTTACATCCTTTGGACTACTTTTTTATTTTCCTATTGCAAAGTTGTTCCTTCAATTGCTCTCCAACCCATTAAAAGGGAAACTGCATTCTCTCTTTCTGTTTTTAAGTATAGGTCCCCTATCAGGGTCCCTTCACATCATACCAATAATGTTTTTCACAAGCAGATATTATGAACTTGACTGGTTTAACCATCGTTCCGAAGATACAACAGCGTTTAGTGCCATTTATTATATATGTGTCTGCGTTTTCTATGTATGGATAGCAAAACTCCATTGGAAGTATACATGGTTGAAATATTTACTAACCTTCCTTTTAATGCTCCTCGTCACAGTAGTCCTGAAAAAAACCGGAATTCTCCACAGCCTAGTCTGGTGGGATCCTTGGTATTATCTTTTGCTGCCAGTTGGATTATTAAAAATCACCATTATCCTAAGCAATCGGTTAACCATTGGTCCACCAAAAAAAGCCTGATCCCTTAATAAAGGATCAGGCTTTTTCCGTTGGTTACTGTCCACCTCAGGCGGAAAGTGTCCACGGGTGGTGACAGGCACCAGTTATCTCCACATTCCCAGTATTAACCCCATGATGGTGAAGGTGATTATATGATAGCCGGCGTTGATTAGGTATAGTTTTAGGGATTTTCTTTCGAATAGGTAGGTGATTCCCATTGCGGTTGCTACCCAGAAAAGTCCTGCCATTAGTCCGGCTGTTGCACCGAAGATAGCATCTCTTTCTGGACCAAGGAACATGACGAGCACAAAGGATATGATAAGAGATAGTATAAATGATCCCCCAAATATCATAGCCATATTGCTATTCTTTAATTTTTCTTCAGCATAGCCGTTTTCTTCCATCCAAGGCTTGGCGAATAATACGGAATACCAAAGACCTCCAATGACAAAAGCAGATAATGCTGCTACTAAAACTGCTAAATAATTAATAGATTGTATTGCTTGTTGAAAATCCACTTGCTTCCCCACCCCGATTATTGTTATCATACAATCAATTATAGGCAGGAAATTTCTACCTAATCAAGGTATACAAGCATTCTTACTGATTTAGTGGAATTCGAATCGTAAATTCTGTTCCTTTTCCTATTTCACTCGAAATGTTAATGGTCCCTTCATGTGTTTCAACGATCCATTTGGCTATGGAGAGTCCTAATCCATGTCCTCCCATTTGCCGTGTTCGGGATTTGTCTACTCGATAGAAACGCTCAAATATTTGATTGTGATCCTCTTTCTTTATTCCTATCCCCGTATCTTTAACCTTCATACAAAGAACATTGCCTTCCCTCGACAGTGTGAGCCATACCTCTCCATTGGTTGGTGTGTATTTAATAGCGTTGTCTAAAAGTATATATAGCAGTTGAGATAATCTTTGCGAGTCTCCGATTGCAAAAAGAGAAGCAGGAGCATCTAAATGGAGCCTAATTTGCTTTGAGTCTGCCAATGGTTGGACAGATTCCATTGCCTTCTCAGCATGAGGAAGAAAGTCAAACGTCTCCGTTCTTCGTTCAATGATCGTTGAATCCGAGCGTGCTAGCGTTAACAAGTCACTTACCAAGTTTGTCATCCGTTTCACTTCCTGCCTCATATTGGAAAGCAGTTTACCGGCAAATTCCTCTTTTTTCGTATCAATCGTCATATCAATCGCATCTAGAGACGATAACAGTACGCTTAAAGGCGTTCGCAATTCATGCGATGCATCAGCGACAAACTCTCGCTGCCTAGCAAAAGCCCTGCTAATCGGAATCATCGCTTTTTTGGACATAGTTGCGCTAATGAATAGTGCCACACCTACAAACACAATGCCAATTACTATTAGGATGATCAATAGCCAGTGGAAAAGCTGATAGGCAAAGGAAACGTCCTTACCAATAAATAATCTGCCTACAAAACGCCCATTATCGTATATTGACTGGCTGGCAATCATTAAGGTGATATCTCTCTCAGGCTCACGCTGGAAAAATTCACCCGGTTTTCTCCTTCCCCTTTCCGTGCCTTCAACATGAAGTTTTTCCTTAAGAATCTCCCCATCATCCAAGCCGTTTCGATTCAAAATCCCCAACAAAGCAGATCGAATTCGCTGATCTGCTTCATTGCCCATAATCAATTCTCCATTTGAATTCACCACATAATAAAAAAGCTGATTCACTCCTGCAAACACTACCTCTTGATTTTGAATCCCGCGGAAATCACTTTTTTCATTTGTTGCTAGATATTCCTCGAGAAAACCTGCTTCTTGCTCTACTAAAGATTCAAGTTCAGCCTCCTGATTCCTCAGAATACTAAAATAAAGCACGGAATAAACAATCATAATAAAGAGGATGAGAAATAACATAAGCAATCCACTGTAAATACGGGTAAGCCTTCCTTGGGTACTTTTAAAAACATCCTTCTCACCAAGGTTTGTTACTAAACGGAAGAATGAAATCAGGTTAGTTTTCAAGCTTATAACCTACCCCTCTTACACTTTGAATCAACTCTTGTTTCCCTGCTTTATCTAACTTTTTTCGGATGAGTTTCACCGTTGCGTCAATCGTCTTAAGGGCAACATCAGAATCCAGCCCCCATATTCTTTCAAGAATAACTTCACGCGGGATTACTTGTCCCTTATTTTGGACTAATAAATCTAGTAGCTGATACTCCCTAGGACTTAACTGGATTTCCTCGCTCCCGAATCGAACAAAATGACCATTTCGATTCAGAACCAGATCGTGTAACTTGATTTCCTCTTCTAAAATAGGTGCATAATTACGTCGTGCAAGGGCTCGCAACCGTGCCTGCAATTCTCCAATTTCAAATGGCTTTACAAGATAATCATCGGCTCCGGAATCCAAACCCTCAATCCGGTCCTCCACTGTGTCCTTTGCCGTCAACATCAGAATGGCTCCTGGATACCCTTGTTTCCGTAACCTGCGGCAGACATCTACTCCATCTCCATTTGGCATCATCCAATCCAGGATTAAGACATCATAATGGGCATTGGAAGCGTAATAATACGCATCTTCTCCTTCCATCACCCACTCCAGCTTGTATCCACTTTTTGTTAGCATATATACAATTAATTCACCTAGCTGCGAATCATCTTCTGCTAATAAGATTTTCATGATTTCGAAACTCCTTTTAATCAGGTGATAAATTTCTCCATAATCTGGATGATCTCCAATAACTCAAATCTTATCATAGCCAGCTTTAAATTAAGAACTTTGATAAAAATAAAATAAGTTGCATAGAGTGATTGACCTAATAGGGCAATACCACAAATAACAGCCGGAATCCTCGCTATTTTTGCTAAAGCTCCCGATTTCTCCCCAGTCTTAAAACTTTGTCGTATTACTTGGATAGCATTTATGATAGCTTGAATAAGTATAAGTGAGGATAAAAAGATACTAATATGCATAATCGCTAATTCATTTCTGAAATACAGTGGTAAGGCTAACAGAATGACAAATGATAACGCCCATAAAACTCCAAAAGGATTGCGAATCCAAAGTAGAATAGAGATCACCAATAGACCGATAAAGAAATAAATAATGAAATGAAACTTATTAAAGGATAGTAAGTAAAATAACCCCATTGCTAGTAACAATGTACTCGTATACCCAATATAAACAATCATAACCTTCTGGATTTTTGAATGGACGATGCTTGTTGTCTCACCTGAGCCGTTTTTGTACAATTTTATTTTATTCGATTTTCCTTCTCTTGTAACAACAATGGCTAGGACATGAATAATCTTTTCTATTAGTGTATTACATAGGGAAAAATAAACTCTAAACATAGGCAGCCTGCTAATCGCTAATGCTGCCGCCAAATATAATAGTATGAGACTTGTCGTACTCACATTGAATTCTCCTTTTTCCATTTATATAAAGAAAAAGAAGCACCAATCCTACAAAGAGTGCTTCCTTTCTCTCGTTATCCTTACAGAGTTACTTTTTCACGCTTTAGTTTTTCAAGTTCCTTTTCGAGTTCTTCATCCCTTACATAGTTTTGAAAAGTTGCATCATGCTGCGCTAAAGGGCTGGAGAACTGACTGCCTGCTTGCACCTGTGCCTCCATTAACATAATTCTTTCTTCCGCACGTGCAACTCCTCTAGCAATGTTATCTGTTTGGAAGGAAACGGTCGCCTTTTGAATTTGCTTAATCGATTGAGCCACATTTGCCCGAGAAGCTAATAAAATCTTCTTATGCTGCAATTCATTATAGGTTTCCTTCAACTGATTCAATTTTTCTACTAAGATTTGAGTCTGTTCTTTAATCGCCTCAAATTGCTGCTGATAAAGGTTAAATTGCTTTTCATGAAGTAGTTTTTCCTGAACCGCTAATTTCGCGATTGTATCCTCCTCTTGTTCAATCGCTAGCTTAGCTTGACGAGTTCTTTTGGCTATCAACTCTTCGGTTTCTAGCAATAAAGCTGCTTGTTTTTTCTCAACAAGGTATTGTTGTGCTAATGCTTTTTGACCTTTCAGAATTTCCTGCTCCAATTCACGAGAATATTCATTTAACATTGCAATTGGATCTTCCATCCCATCTAATAATCCATTAATCTCAGCCTTCGTAATTGTTTTTACCCTTTTAAAAATACCCATTTCATTATTCTCCTTTTTTTGTTATATTTTTTTCCCACTTGTCTAACAAACTTGCATTATGATTGATGACTGGAATATGTGAACCTGTTACAGGTGTTTCAATGAACTGTTGCATCGCAGACTTTTTTGCTTTCTTTCTAATCCATCTCACGATTAGAACTAGGACAGCTAGTCCAATTATGAGAAATGCTAGAAGTCCAAGCCAAGAAAAGTCTCCGCCGTGATGAGGACCATTCATAAATTGGTGATGTCCCATACCACCATGATGACGTCTTCCTTCTGGACGAAAGCCATTAACGATCGCAACAGGTTTGCTATGAAGGCCTCCTAAAAGATGTAGGACAATGTTAATCCCGAGCACAACAGAAGTGACAACTACACCCCAGAAAATTGCTAGTTTTACTTTCGTATTCATACTATCTTTCCTCCTTTCGTTCTTGATAGTTTGAAGTTTATAGGACAACGGTGAAAACTCGGTGAAAGGAAGCATGTTAAAAAAAACTTTTTCATTTGTTCCACTCACGAATGAAAAAGAAGTTATTCTATTCTATTAACTATTAGATTATGATAGTGTTTGAATGGAAATTAAATTAACGGACTGAGAGGCTAATGCCTATGTGGAATAACAGAAATGTTTGGATTATTTTAACGGGAGAATTTATCGCTGGCCTTGGTTTATGGCTTGGGATTATTGGAAATTTAGAATTCATGCAGGAAAAGATACCTTCTGATTTCTTAAAATCACTGCTTATGGCTTCTGGACTTGTTGCGGGAATTGCAGTCGGTCCGTATGCAGGCAGAATTACAGATCAAAAGAGCAAGAAAACCGTTATGCTTTGGTCTGGATTATTACGTACAGTCAGTGTCATTTTCATGCTTATCGCAATAGCAACTGGTTCGGTTTGGTGGATGCTTGTCTTTTTTGTTTCGATTCAGATTTCTGCTGCCTTCTACTTTCCGGCTCTTCAAGCAGCGATTCCTCTTATAGTTAAAGATAAGGATTTGCTACAACTCAATGGAGTGCACATGAATGTATCTACCCTTTCACGGATTATCGGTACCGCTGTTGCAGGGATACTCTTGGTACTCCTTCCTTTATCCATGCTCTATATTGGCTCGCTTGTTGCCTACCTTGGATTACTTATTCTAACTTGGTTCCTCAATTTTGAGGAAAATTCGGAGAGATCGTCTTCTAAGAAAGGTACCCTTGGAAAAACTAGTTTTAAAGATGTATTGCCAGTAATCAAGGGGCTGCCGATTGTTTTTATGACCCTATTAATGACCCTTGTTCCCCTTTTGTTTCTCGGCGGTTTCAATCTATTAGTCATTAATATTAGTGAATTACAAGATAGTTCCGCAATAAAAGGATATATTTACGCTGCAGAAGGAGTTTCCTTTATGATAGGAGCCTTTTTTATTAAAAAAATCAGCGACAATTTCACACCTTACAAGATTTTATTTGGCAGCTCGCTCCTAGTTGGTTTATCCCAAATTATGCTTTATTTTGCGGATGTATTTGTCGTAACCATAGCTGCATTTCTTGTATTTGGTTTTTCTGTTGGCTGCTTTTTTCCAACGGCATCGACGATTTTTCAAACAAAAGTGCCAAAGGATTTTCACGGAAGATTTTTCTCTTTCCGCAACATGCTTGATCGGATTGGATTTCAAGTCGTTCTGCTTTTGACTGGATTCCTCCTAGATTTTATTGGTCTGCAGTTAATGTGTGTCCTTTATGGGGTACTTGGCATTGTGACCACTTTTGTTTTTTATGTAAAAAACAAACAAATGCTTACCGCTAATCAGGAGAATTAACAAGGGCACCATCCATATTTGGATGATGCCTTTTTTTTAATGGAAGTTTTTCAAAATAGCCTTTCTGAATCCTTGGTAACTATCGATTGCTGCGAATAAAAGGAACGTAAATATGGCTCCCCCGTAAATCCAAGTGTCAATATCACCAGTAATACTGAATAAGTCAGTCATATACGTAACAAACGCTGGATTAAACAACTGATTGTTACTGATGATGACGATAAATACAATCGAAGATACACCATGCATAACCATGTTAAGTGCTGCAACTTTCTTATTCCATTGGCCTTTAAGCAATTTATAGGATGCTACAGCCATCTCCAAACCAATTACAATGACCACCAATGGCCAGTAAGACAACAGAACCTCTTGA from Neobacillus sp. CF12 encodes:
- a CDS encoding VOC family protein, coding for MITNVATVAVYVEDQQKAKDFWTNKVGFEVFAEYPMGPNAYWLEVAPANAQTHLVIYPKSMMQGHENRMASIVFACEDVKGSYEKMKANGVNFKGEPQEMQWGTFVQFNDEDGNEFLLKG
- a CDS encoding helix-turn-helix domain-containing protein — translated: MRYLERKPPPELEPFVQCFWYLNRTYNGGVDGEVLWPDGNYEVIFHFGSKYEVNKVPMETAFLIGTLTHYHQLNAEGNVRLFGVRLKPWGLKCLTNIDVKGLKDQFLPLSTIFPKSDVDNLNQELLELGLEEGLELLKNYILGIYKQTEIVDIALIEVLANLYNDPIHQDIKTIVGISNYSQRQFERKTVELTGLSPKKLSKVARFNQVRLRIYFNPAIDLHDVMTEFGYYDYAHFSKEFKESFGLTPNEYKKWMLEMMNASKKRQKDVVFLHEE
- a CDS encoding L-cystine transporter, whose protein sequence is MNAFLIIVNVVVLLLLMVGLRMMAKKHVSFSKRVFTGLGLGLIFGFIIHLIYGTDSEVTTESIAWFNIVGSGYVKLLQMVVMPLVFISIVGAFTKLKLTKNIGKISVLVIGILLGTTAISAAIGIGTSLGFGLDGIELTEGEEEAARNAALEERVVTVESMTIPQQILEFFPANPFADLTGARATSTIAVVIFAAFIGIAYLGVKRKDPEHAELFAKIIDSLYAVTMRVVTLILRLTPYGILAIITKVAATSNYDAIVKLGKFVIASYVALILVFIVHLLLLAIAKINPVNFVKKALPTLTFAFTSRSSAGTLPLTIKTQTKDLGVSEGIANFAGSFGLTIGQNGCAGVYPAMLAVMVAPAAGIDPLSPGFIISLILVVAISSFGVAGVGGGATFAALIVLSVMNLPIAIVGLLISVEPLIDMGRTALNVSGAMTSGVLTSKATGEFEQEVYQQPNIVEA
- a CDS encoding DUF1761 domain-containing protein, whose amino-acid sequence is MDFQQAIQSINYLAVLVAALSAFVIGGLWYSVLFAKPWMEENGYAEEKLKNSNMAMIFGGSFILSLIISFVLVMFLGPERDAIFGATAGLMAGLFWVATAMGITYLFERKSLKLYLINAGYHIITFTIMGLILGMWR
- a CDS encoding ATP-binding protein — translated: MKTNLISFFRLVTNLGEKDVFKSTQGRLTRIYSGLLMLFLILFIMIVYSVLYFSILRNQEAELESLVEQEAGFLEEYLATNEKSDFRGIQNQEVVFAGVNQLFYYVVNSNGELIMGNEADQRIRSALLGILNRNGLDDGEILKEKLHVEGTERGRRKPGEFFQREPERDITLMIASQSIYDNGRFVGRLFIGKDVSFAYQLFHWLLIILIVIGIVFVGVALFISATMSKKAMIPISRAFARQREFVADASHELRTPLSVLLSSLDAIDMTIDTKKEEFAGKLLSNMRQEVKRMTNLVSDLLTLARSDSTIIERRTETFDFLPHAEKAMESVQPLADSKQIRLHLDAPASLFAIGDSQRLSQLLYILLDNAIKYTPTNGEVWLTLSREGNVLCMKVKDTGIGIKKEDHNQIFERFYRVDKSRTRQMGGHGLGLSIAKWIVETHEGTINISSEIGKGTEFTIRIPLNQ
- a CDS encoding response regulator transcription factor produces the protein MKILLAEDDSQLGELIVYMLTKSGYKLEWVMEGEDAYYYASNAHYDVLILDWMMPNGDGVDVCRRLRKQGYPGAILMLTAKDTVEDRIEGLDSGADDYLVKPFEIGELQARLRALARRNYAPILEEEIKLHDLVLNRNGHFVRFGSEEIQLSPREYQLLDLLVQNKGQVIPREVILERIWGLDSDVALKTIDATVKLIRKKLDKAGKQELIQSVRGVGYKLEN
- a CDS encoding M50 family metallopeptidase — its product is MSTTSLILLYLAAALAISRLPMFRVYFSLCNTLIEKIIHVLAIVVTREGKSNKIKLYKNGSGETTSIVHSKIQKVMIVYIGYTSTLLLAMGLFYLLSFNKFHFIIYFFIGLLVISILLWIRNPFGVLWALSFVILLALPLYFRNELAIMHISIFLSSLILIQAIINAIQVIRQSFKTGEKSGALAKIARIPAVICGIALLGQSLYATYFIFIKVLNLKLAMIRFELLEIIQIMEKFIT
- a CDS encoding PspA/IM30 family protein is translated as MGIFKRVKTITKAEINGLLDGMEDPIAMLNEYSRELEQEILKGQKALAQQYLVEKKQAALLLETEELIAKRTRQAKLAIEQEEDTIAKLAVQEKLLHEKQFNLYQQQFEAIKEQTQILVEKLNQLKETYNELQHKKILLASRANVAQSIKQIQKATVSFQTDNIARGVARAEERIMLMEAQVQAGSQFSSPLAQHDATFQNYVRDEELEKELEKLKREKVTL
- a CDS encoding MFS transporter, coding for MWNNRNVWIILTGEFIAGLGLWLGIIGNLEFMQEKIPSDFLKSLLMASGLVAGIAVGPYAGRITDQKSKKTVMLWSGLLRTVSVIFMLIAIATGSVWWMLVFFVSIQISAAFYFPALQAAIPLIVKDKDLLQLNGVHMNVSTLSRIIGTAVAGILLVLLPLSMLYIGSLVAYLGLLILTWFLNFEENSERSSSKKGTLGKTSFKDVLPVIKGLPIVFMTLLMTLVPLLFLGGFNLLVINISELQDSSAIKGYIYAAEGVSFMIGAFFIKKISDNFTPYKILFGSSLLVGLSQIMLYFADVFVVTIAAFLVFGFSVGCFFPTASTIFQTKVPKDFHGRFFSFRNMLDRIGFQVVLLLTGFLLDFIGLQLMCVLYGVLGIVTTFVFYVKNKQMLTANQEN